From Pseudomonas sp. CCI4.2, one genomic window encodes:
- a CDS encoding multidrug transporter translates to MSPFRTLAVALAFLFGLQALPAQAEQERSGDPTYDIEAPPAFAMIGDLLIARPLLIAATAVGAVLFVVALPFAAAGGGIGDMGKALVVQPGQAAFARCLGCTGVGYNKRE, encoded by the coding sequence ATGAGCCCGTTTCGTACCCTTGCTGTTGCCTTAGCCTTTTTGTTTGGCTTGCAGGCGCTACCAGCGCAGGCTGAGCAAGAGCGCAGCGGTGATCCGACCTACGACATTGAAGCGCCGCCAGCCTTCGCTATGATTGGCGATTTGCTGATTGCCCGCCCTTTACTGATTGCGGCAACCGCCGTTGGTGCGGTGTTGTTTGTTGTCGCGCTACCGTTTGCCGCCGCTGGCGGTGGTATTGGCGATATGGGTAAAGCCTTGGTGGTGCAGCCCGGACAAGCAGCGTTTGCGCGCTGCCTGGGATGTACCGGCGTAGGCTACAACAAGCGCGAATAA
- a CDS encoding YfhL family 4Fe-4S dicluster ferredoxin produces MSLIITDDCINCDVCEPECPNEAISQGEEIYVINPNLCTECVGHYDEPQCQQVCPVDCIPLDEAHVESKDDLMSKYLILTSKA; encoded by the coding sequence ATGTCCCTGATCATCACCGACGATTGCATTAATTGCGACGTCTGCGAACCTGAGTGCCCGAACGAAGCGATTTCACAAGGTGAGGAGATCTACGTGATCAACCCGAACCTGTGTACCGAGTGCGTGGGCCATTACGATGAGCCGCAATGCCAGCAAGTCTGCCCGGTGGATTGCATCCCGTTGGATGAAGCCCACGTTGAGAGCAAAGACGACTTGATGAGCAAATACCTGATTCTGACCAGCAAGGCGTAA
- the coaD gene encoding pantetheine-phosphate adenylyltransferase produces MNRVLYPGTFDPITKGHGDLVERASRLFDQVVIAVAASPKKNPLFSLEQRVELAREVTKHLPNVEVVGFSSLLAHFAKEQNANVFLRGLRAVSDFEYEFQLANMNRQLAPDVESLFLTPSERYSFISSTLVREIAALGGDITKFVHPAVAEALTERFKR; encoded by the coding sequence ATGAACCGAGTGTTGTACCCAGGCACCTTCGACCCTATTACCAAGGGCCATGGCGATCTGGTCGAACGCGCCTCGCGCCTGTTCGATCAAGTGGTCATCGCTGTCGCTGCCAGCCCGAAGAAAAACCCGCTGTTTTCCCTGGAACAGCGCGTGGAGCTGGCCCGCGAGGTCACCAAACACCTGCCCAATGTCGAAGTTGTAGGTTTTTCCAGCCTGTTGGCCCACTTCGCCAAAGAACAGAACGCCAACGTGTTCCTGCGTGGCCTGCGGGCGGTGTCGGATTTCGAATATGAATTTCAATTGGCGAACATGAACCGCCAATTGGCACCCGACGTTGAAAGCCTGTTCCTCACCCCGTCTGAGCGTTATTCGTTCATTTCGTCGACATTGGTCCGTGAAATTGCAGCGCTGGGCGGCGATATCACTAAGTTTGTCCACCCCGCCGTCGCCGAAGCATTGACCGAACGGTTCAAACGCTAG
- the mutM gene encoding bifunctional DNA-formamidopyrimidine glycosylase/DNA-(apurinic or apyrimidinic site) lyase → MPELPEVETTRRGIAPHLEGQRVTRVIVRDRRLRWPIPEDLDVRLSGQRIVLVERRAKYLLINAEVGTLISHLGMSGNLRLVEAGLPALKHEHVDIELESGLALRYTDPRRFGAMLWSLDPHNHELLVRLGPEPLTELFDGERLFERSRGRSMAVKPFIMDNAVVVGVGNIYATEALFAAGIDPRREAKSISKARYMRLAVEIKRILIHAIERGGTTLKDFIGGDGQPGYFQQELFVYGRGYKPCKVCGTELRDVRLGQRASVFCPKCQT, encoded by the coding sequence ATGCCTGAATTACCCGAAGTCGAAACCACCCGCCGAGGCATCGCGCCGCATCTGGAAGGGCAACGCGTCACTCGCGTTATAGTCCGTGATCGGCGTTTGCGCTGGCCCATTCCTGAAGACCTTGATGTGCGTTTGTCCGGGCAGCGAATTGTCCTGGTTGAGCGCCGAGCCAAATATTTGCTGATAAATGCCGAGGTCGGGACGCTAATCAGTCATTTAGGCATGTCCGGTAACTTGCGCCTGGTTGAAGCCGGCCTGCCTGCGCTCAAGCATGAACACGTTGATATCGAACTGGAATCGGGACTGGCCTTGCGCTACACCGACCCACGTCGTTTCGGCGCGATGCTCTGGAGCCTCGATCCGCACAACCACGAGTTGCTGGTCCGCCTCGGACCTGAACCGTTAACTGAACTGTTCGATGGCGAGCGTTTGTTCGAGCGGTCGAGGGGCCGATCAATGGCGGTCAAGCCGTTCATCATGGACAACGCTGTCGTGGTCGGCGTCGGGAATATCTACGCCACCGAAGCGCTGTTCGCTGCCGGAATTGATCCGCGCCGGGAAGCCAAGAGCATTTCCAAGGCGCGATACATGCGGTTGGCCGTCGAGATCAAACGGATCCTGATCCACGCCATTGAGCGCGGTGGCACCACGCTAAAAGACTTTATCGGTGGTGATGGCCAGCCCGGTTATTTTCAGCAGGAGTTATTTGTCTACGGGCGTGGATATAAACCGTGCAAGGTCTGCGGCACTGAGCTGCGGGATGTCAGGCTTGGCCAGCGGGCGAGTGTGTTTTGCCCTAAGTGCCAGACCTGA